The Mycolicibacterium mageritense genome contains a region encoding:
- a CDS encoding TetR/AcrR family transcriptional regulator, whose amino-acid sequence MASPAETSKRRGRRQGDPVSRDAVLAAAKQRFAAEGYEKTTLRAIARDAHVDPSMVLYLFGSKADLFRESLRLILDPSMLVAALTGPAEEVGDRMVRAYLRIWESPETGASMRAMLQSATSNSDAHQAFRDFMQDYVLAAVSGVLGGGEQAKLRAMLAAANLVGTAMLRYVMEVPPLATLPGDDVVRLIAPTVTRYLTADADELGLPEL is encoded by the coding sequence CAAGCGGCGGGGGCGGAGGCAAGGTGACCCGGTGTCGCGCGACGCCGTCCTGGCGGCCGCCAAGCAGCGGTTCGCCGCCGAGGGCTACGAAAAGACGACGCTGCGTGCGATCGCCAGGGACGCCCACGTGGATCCGTCGATGGTGCTGTACCTGTTCGGGTCCAAGGCGGACCTGTTTCGGGAGTCGCTGCGGCTCATCCTCGACCCGAGCATGCTGGTCGCGGCGTTGACGGGACCCGCCGAGGAGGTCGGCGACCGGATGGTGCGGGCCTACCTGCGCATCTGGGAATCACCCGAGACAGGTGCCAGCATGCGCGCGATGCTGCAATCGGCCACCTCGAATTCCGATGCGCATCAAGCTTTCCGCGACTTCATGCAGGATTACGTGCTGGCCGCGGTGTCAGGTGTACTCGGCGGCGGTGAGCAGGCCAAGCTCCGCGCGATGCTCGCGGCCGCCAACCTCGTCGGCACCGCGATGCTGCGCTACGTCATGGAGGTGCCGCCGCTGGCGACGTTGCCGGGCGACGACGTCGTGCGACTGATCGCGCCGACCGTGACGCGCTATCTCACCGCCGACGCGGACGAGTTGGGCCTGCCCGAGCTATAG